A single genomic interval of Trachemys scripta elegans isolate TJP31775 chromosome 3, CAS_Tse_1.0, whole genome shotgun sequence harbors:
- the LOC117875454 gene encoding interferon-induced very large GTPase 1-like, whose protein sequence is MEELGQRLDGVGLRTQYWLPKLRDKLGITSAQALKHLSYEDYLKLECEVEHPWEKQALQTLLNIAESKTTMKQLQGERLEMLKKRQEQAKTALQGLKEMQEKGRSRHEEAVRKKEEELQGAMDIAPEYWAPAEKPLKEVIENVHKQLDLLEESVSKSENLPDKEVLRWASGGLALQGIYKTNKLTEMVEKREQLIDIPEGFELFGPKQGPLFEKKEFSSAEAESTFTKAMEKLGFSISVTAKGGFWGFSAETSSDHSSSSESEETHRSRSEHTYICTTNYSYIPLASCYFPKDQLRLSSAALQELKEIEQLLSHTPEPDKLNLLKSRGRSFFKRFGSHVNQGPLHLGGIFWWKASSEGFRAEQLDEVKKRTSDALSSYVGGSYGGFGCRDAGSVNVSKSDSKTSLQGTDTKTFQPEIQLCITKTGGPPGVDSLTAWKSGLLASNKTWSVIDRDSRLIPVWDIILSNHRQDFNDVYQMSSSLTRAYEALTKLNASTLVGEESLSAVDEARSFLEEMKTWEVSGDEEQLVTLLNFKEKLNEKTKHNRTWIDICLSDKVLQDFLENTVLLCKDLPAQNTMPTKSLLRCLLDPHVYSVKNFPKSSSILQWIFHAEEKPQKSIHVSEFADFIQVLQDMKNYIQTVTYGPNSSPAAAVEAKVKASLDVSLAFCSLREALQDREQIDIELLLLSIAARAGYCVENNVFQNLFGCPEINFMLKEMQRAHEGYLTLKDQDISRAQAFLLLTGLTIAAKNKVMTPKEKNKRLTFMKHHMGNSLSSEVINILKKQNECNDWEVLEINLNSLIKGVCEDTNDNLQTQDMRKEVENVCQRAEPVELPKSEPKEVQYTDAKTHSSSETQEFLNLIKRLGLENYYPRKMRKADFHVVDLTSFQDNQPRTESELPIYFLQKLLMLDYRVRCLVCKDESKTKEGTNTLNTTVNVNQSLDILDDLFNNINEEISESATSQKHVHPMDIQMAIFHCADDLARQYLSTKLSLCQFALPLLVPNPHTSQIEFPLWSFCQVKKKWKSHEKYEEETGVKKCKDKWVYQAGTPVVSFIRLGTSSSSKSQILNTLLSKQKHSIFFHRHCRGSSKEGLLMKGVIEITWYCPGGRDDDRFDNCIAFTNLHGDAREHEQQVQFLQEIASVNVVLLSDADQNERGRKLLQDLLKSPKPFIFLCVDKERISVNRQEKRVQIAVKDRNEAELTDELTARIKCALEASNTPYSLDACAGIARQHGFLIDEDNPECREGKLLAQTVISILNENKLVEAKAKFLPLQGELWHMWCKKDKELTRLHESENVGIEQHKSKTESEKRKIRCRQFRTAFPLNDLMRSMLDILQSNSETTKMYFLQWLKVFMDDLSSDHHADLHQKYHKLWSQMLEKRNTGDNQSEKKLEELSNEIDGSSLGLEHILREVGQIYETLDAMNQKDKDFATLPQIAADLMVSGYPIELMDGDASYVPLKWIGAIFDKLTEKLGDKKVFVLSVLGIQSTGKSTLLNTMFGLQFNVSAGRCTRGAFMHLLKVDEEFRQKLNFDFMLIIDTEGLRAIQLANRATLDRDNMLATFVIGVGNMTLINIFGENPSEMQDILQIAVQAFLRMKQINLSPSCLFVHQNVGDITANEKNMEGRRRLKQKLDEMAVTAAQQEFCDVTCFSDVIRFDVNTHIHYFAHLWEGNPPMAPPNPSYSQNVQELKSKILMAANKNSRCNVLSMSELKVRIQDLWKGLVSENFVFSFKNTLEIAAYNRLEAEYSKWTWALRSHMLDLQNKLSNRIKNDEISKIDSGFLEKPIDEKYTAVTKDLEKYFGEDKDSKILIQWKTNIEIRLQMFKQELVDKANRKGKELICLKNHQSSLERKRSTYKDDMLRRSKELALKYRDKKLNENELRKNFTCTWQKWVDEVCSTVPPAEEPAIGTDVEKFLTGYFSSTNHLFKRIEIFSKCTAFCIEPTQHIRKKKSVWQWRASHEESDKQTLKTLQEVTHTITKLISQHIETKQPEIMNYSSSYFHEIVNKIDQAIDSEIVDANFTVTPTYKIDLSLYLCQMAAKRFREMYKEFQVSNDPHMYLEHEREDFFNCFKIACQGATSITTFADFLCNKLTQALRCATYDKTTIDIADEMRSNYPAFNGNRAKLETHILKSLAEEENFEQYKQYIHSPRDFFENFIKTCVDNYLDKEKAKLLDFLNRRLHDFCTSVHTAIGESIKAVKDKNGNASLWLDEFCNRLQGDLHFPRNELKSIEHQEIKDVEFLKNSMVETLNSVEENLKRDFAALDVEPFKSKPHEILSEQLCGCWEMCPFCKAVCTNTLSGHDGDHSVPFHRPQAVTGIQWYKTNHLVTDICSSLVASDCRLVLSEDNQIPYRNYRQAGPVHAKWSITPDNSAQSYWKWYVCHFRSQIEKEYSGKFEGKGSIPPEWADFTKEAVLSDLEKL, encoded by the coding sequence ATGGAAGAACTGGGGCAGAGACTTGATGGAGTGGGACTGAGAACACAATACTGGCTGCCCAAACTACGAGACAAATTGGGGATTACCTCTGCACAAGCTTTGAAACACCTAAGCTATGAAGACTATTTAAAGCTGGAGTGTGAAGtagagcacccatgggaaaagcAGGCTCTCCAAACCCTACTTAACATAGCAGAGAGCAAGACAACAATGaagcagctgcagggggagcgCTTGGAGATGCTAAAGAAGAGGCAGGAGCAGGCTAAGACAGCACTGCAGGGATTAAAAGAAATGCAGGAGAAAGGCAGGAGCCGTCATGAGGAAGCTGtaagaaagaaagaggaggagctgcagggagctatGGACATCGCCCCAGAGTATTGGGCACCAGCTGAGAAGCCTTTGAAGGAAGTGATAGAGAATGTGCACAAACAATTAGACCTCCTGGAGGAGTCAGTGTCCAAGAGTGAGAATCTCCCTGACAAGGAAGTTTTGAGATGGGCGTCGGGAGGGCTGGCCCTGCAGGGCATTTATAAAACCAACAAGctcacagagatggtggagaagCGAGAGCAGCTCATAGACATCCCAGAAGGGTTCGAGCTCTTTGGTCCAAAGCAAGGGCCGTTGTTTGAGAAGAAGGAGTTTTCATCGGCCGAAGCAGAATCCACATTCACAAAGGCCATGGAGAAGCTGGGCTTCAGCATTAGTGTCACAGCCAAAGGCGGGTTTTGGGGGTTTAGTGCTGAAACCAGCTCAGATCACAGCAGCTCTTCAGAATCTGAAGAAACCCACAGGTCCCGCTCTGAGCACACTTACATTTGCACCACCAATTACAGCTACATCCCACTGGCCTCATGCTACTTCCCCAAGGATCAGCTTCGACTTTCCAGTGCAGCGCTGCAAGAGTTAAAAGAGATTGAGCAGCTTTTGAGTCATACCCCAGAGCCGGACAAGCTCAACTTGCtgaagagcaggggcaggagttTCTTCAAGAGATTCGGGTCTCATGTAAACCAGGGCCCCCTTCACTTGGGTGGGATATTCTGGTGGAAAGCGTCTTCTGAGGGATTCCGGGCAGAGCAACTGGACGAGGTGAAGAAACGAACATCTGATGCACTCAGCTCCTATGTTGGCGGCAGCTATGGTGGTTTTGGTTGTCGTGATGCAGGAAGTGTTAATGTATCAAAATCAGATTCCAAAACATCCCTTCAAGGCACTGATACAAAAACCTTCCAACCAGAGATTCAGCTGTGTATAACCAAGACAGGGGGCCCACCTGGTGTGGATTCACTCACAGCATGGAAATCCGGGCTACTGGCCAGTAACAAAACCTGGTCTGTTATCGACAGAGACTCTCGGCTGATTCCAGTGTGGGACATAATCCTGTCCAATCACAGACAAGATTTTAACGATGTTTATCAAATGAGCAGCAGCCTCACAAGGGCCTATGAAGCCCTAACAAAGCTCAATGCAAGTACATTGGTTGGGGAGGAATCACTCAGTGCAGTGGATGAGGCCAGATCGTTCTTAGAGGAAATGAAGACCTGGGAAGTCTCTggggatgaagaacagctggtgACTCTGCTCAATTTcaaagagaagctaaatgaaaaaacaaaacacaacaggaCCTGGATCGACATCTGCCTGTCAGATAAGGTGCTTCAGGATTTCCTGGAAAACACAGTTTTACTGTGCAAAGATTTACCTGCACAAAACACCATGCCCACCAAATCTCTGCTGCGCTGCCTTCTGGACCCTCATGTCTATTCAGTTAAGAATTTTCCCAAGTCTTCCTCCATCCTGCAGTGGATCTTTCATGCTGaagaaaagccacaaaaatcTATCCATGTTTCTGAATTTGCTGATTTCATTCAAGTCCTACAGGACATGAAGAATTACATACAGACTGTTACCTATGGACCTAactcctccccagcagcagcggtGGAAGCAAAAGTAAAGGCCAGTTTGGATGTGAGCTTAGCTTTCTGTTCCTTGCGGGAGGCTCTACAGGACCGAGAGCAGATAGACATAGAGCTGTTATTGCTCTCCATTGCAGCCAGGGCAGGATATTGTGTGGAAAATAACGTTTTTCAGAATCTCTTCGGATGCCCAGAAATTAATTTCATGTTAAAGGAAATGCAAAGGGCACATGAGGGATATTTGACTCTTAAGGATCAGGATATTTCCAGAGCTCAGGCTTTCCTGCTGTTGACAGGTCTGACAATAGCAGCTAAAAATAAAGTTATGACTCCCAAAGAGAAGAACAAACGTTTGACTTTTATGAAACATCACATGGGAAACTCGCTGTCGAGTGAAGTTATTAACATCCTTAAAAAGCAGAATGAATGCAATGACTGGGAAGTTTTAGAAATAAACTTGAATTCCCTTATAAAGGGGGTCTGTGAAGACACAAATGACAATCTGCAGACACAGGATATGAGAAAAGAAGTAGAAAATGTTTGTCAAAGAGCTGAACCAGTAGAGTTACCAAAATCAGAACCAAAAGAAGTACAGTACACTGATGCTAAGACACATAGTTCTAGTGAAACCCAAGAGTTTCTAAATTTGATCAAGCGTCTTGGACTTGAAAACTACTATCCAAGGAAAATGAGAAAAGCTGATTTCCATGTGGTTGATCTGACCTCTTTTCAGGATAACCAGCCCAGAACTGAGAGTGAGCTGccaatttattttttgcaaaagCTTTTGATGCTGGACTATCGGGTAAGGTGTCTGGTTTGCAAggatgaaagcaaaacaaaagaaggTACAAATACACTTAATACCACAGTCAATGTGAACCAATCTTTAGATATTTTAGATGATCTTTTTAATAATATCAATGAAGAAATTAGTGAATCTGCTACAAGTCAGAAACATGTACACCCCATGGACATCCAGATGGCAATTTTTCACTGTGCAGATGACTTGGCAAGACAATATCTTTCAACAAAATTATCTTTATGTCAATTTGCCCTCCCACTTCTGGTGCCAAATCCCCATACCTCTCAAATAGAATTCCCTCTTTGGTCCTTTTGCCAGGTTAAGAAGAAATGGAAGAGTCATGAGAAATACGAGGAGGAGACTGGGGTTAAGAAATGCAAAGACAAATGGGTGTATCAAGCAGGTACACCAGTGGTATCTTTCATAAGATTGGGAACATCTTCATCTTCTAAATCTCAGATCTTAAATACTTTATTGAGCAAGCAAAAGCACAGCATTTTTTTCCACCGTCATTgtagaggcagcagcaaagaaggTCTCTTGATGAAAGGTGTCATAGAAATCACCTGGTACTGTCCAGGTGGGAGAGATGATGACCGTTTTGACAACTGCATCGCATTCACAAACCTGCATGGAGATGCGAGGGAACATGAGCAACAAGTCCAATTTTTACAGGAAATTGCTTCTGTCAATGTAGTTCTCTTGTCGGACGCTGATCAGAATGAAAGAGGCAGGAAACTTTTGCAAGACCTGCTGAAATCTCCAAAACCTTTCATCTTTCTGTGTGTTGACAAAGAGAGAATTTCAGTTAACAGACAAGAAAAACGAGTACAAATTGCTGTCAAGGACCGTAATGAGGCTGAATTAACGGATGAACTGACAGCAAGAATTAAATGTGCTCTAGAAGCTTCAAATACCCCTTACAGTCTAGATGCATGTGCTGGTATTGCTCGACAACATGGGTTCCTCATTGATGAAGATAATCCAGAATGTAGGGAAGGAAAATTATTGGCACAGACAGTGATAAGtattttgaatgaaaacaaattagtAGAGGCCAAGGCCAAATTCTTGCCTCTTCAAGGAGAATTATGGCACATGTGGTGTAAAAAGGACAAAGAACTCACCCGTTTGCATGAGAGTGAAAATGTGGGTATTGAACAGCACAAAAGCAAAACCGAATCAGAAAAACGTAAGATACGATGTAGACAATTCAGGACAGCATTCCCCCTCAATGATTTAATGAGGTCAATGCTGGACATTCTCCAGTCAAATTCAGAGACAACTAAAATGTACTTCCTGCAATGGTTGAAAGTATTTATGGATGACTTGTCTTCTGATCACCATGCAGATCTTCACCAAAAATACCATAAGTTGTGGTCCCAAATGCTAGAAAAAAGAAATACAGGAGACAATCAAtcggaaaaaaaattagaagaacTATCAAATGAGATAGATGGATCTTCCCTGGGCCTTGAACACATTTTGAGAGAAGTAGGTCAGATTTATGAAACTCTGGATGCAATGAACCAAAAAGACAAAGATTTTGCTACTCTCCCACAAATTGCAGCCGATCTGATGGTTTCAGGGTATCCCATTGAGCTGATGGATGGTGATGCTTCATACGTGCCACTGAAATGGATCGGAGCCATCTTTGACAAGTTAACTGAAAAGCTAGGAGACAAAAAGGTGTTTGTCCTTTCAGTGCTTGGCATACAGAGCACTGGGAAGTCAACATTACTGAATACCATGTTTGGTCTGCAGTTCAATGTCAGTGCTGGGAGGTGCACTAGGGGAGCATTTATGCACCTACTGAAGGTGGATGAAGAGTTCAGACAAAAACTGAACTTTGACTTTATGTTGATTATTGATACTGAAGGGCTTCGGGCTATACAGCTAGCAAACAGAGCAACTCTTGATCGTGATAATATGCTAGCCACTTTTGTCATTGGTGTTGGCAACATGACTCTGATCAATATTTTTGGAGAGAATCCTTCAGAAATGCAAGATATCCTGCAGATCGCTGTCCAGGCCTTTCTGAGGATGAAGCAAATAAATCTCTCCCCAAGCTGTTTGTTTGTGCACCAAAATGTTGGAGACAtaactgcaaatgaaaaaaatatggaaGGACGAAGACGCCTAAAACAAAAGTTAGATGAAATGGCAGTTACTGCCGCCCAGCAAGAGTTCTGTGATGTTACCTGCTTTAGTGACGTTATCCGATTTGACGTGAACACCCACATTCATTACTTTGCTCACCTCTGGGAAGGAAACCCACCAATGGCACCTCCGAATCCCAGCTACAGCCAGAATGTGCAAGAACTAAAGAGCAAGATTCTCATGGCTGCAAATAAAAATTCCCGGTGCAATGTTTTGAGTATGTCAGAACTGAAAGTGCGCATTCAGGACTTGTGGAAGGGTTTGGTAAGTGAAAATTTTGTGTTCAGTTTTAAGAACACGCTGGAGATTGCAGCGTACAACCGGCTGGAAGCAGAGTATAGTAAATGGACCTGGGCGTTAAGAAGTCACATGCTTGATCTGCAGAACAAGCTCAGCAATCGAATTAAAAATGACGAAATATCCAAGATAGATAGCGGATTTCTTGAGAAGCCAATTGATGAAAAATACACTGCAGTCACAAAGGACCTGGAAAAATATTTTGGTGAAGATAAAGACAGTAAGATATTGATtcaatggaaaacaaatattgaaatccGACTGCAAATGTTTAAACAAGAGCTGGTTGACAAAGCTAATCGAAAAGGTAAGGAACTTATCTGTCTAAAAAATCATCAAAGCAGTTTAGAAAGAAAGAGATCAACTTATAAAGATGACATGCTTAGAAGAAGCAAAGAGTTAGCTCTAAAATATAGAGACAAGAAGCTAAACGAAAATGAACTTCGAAAGAACTTTACGTGCACATGGCAgaagtgggtggatgaggtttgCTCTACTGTCCCACCAGCTGAGGAACCTGCTATTGGTACTGATGTGGAGAAGTTCCTAACTGGTTATTTTTCATCCACAAATCATTTGTTTAAGAGAATTGAAATATTCTCGAAATGTACTGCTTTTTGTATTGAGCCTACTCAGcatatcagaaagaaaaaaagtgtttggCAATGGAGGGCATCTCATGAAGAAAGTGATAAGCAGACATTAAAGACATTACAGGAGGTAACTCATACCATAACAAAGCTTATAAGTCAACACATAGAGACAAAACAACCAGAGATAATGAATTACAGTTCTAGTTACTTTCATGAAATTGTGAATAAAATAGACCAAGCTATAGACTCTGAAATTGTTGATGCAAATTTTACTGTAACACCTACATACAAAATAGATTTATCATTATATCTCTGCCAAATGGCAGCAAAGAGGTTTAGAGAGATGTACAAAGAATTCCAGGTATCGAATGACCCACATATGTATCTTGAACACGAGAGAGAGGATTTCTTCAATTGTTTTAAGATTGCCTGCCAGGGAGCAACATCTATCACAACATTTGCTGATTTCTTATGCAACAAGCTGACTCAAGCGCTCCGCTGTGCAACTTATGACAAAACCACCATTGACATAGCTGACGAAATGAGGTCTAACTATCCAGCCTTCAATGGCAATAGAGCCAAACTGGAAACCCATATTCTAAAGTCTCTTGCAGAAGAGGAGAACTTTGAGCAGTACAAGCAATACATTCACTCTCCACGggacttttttgaaaattttatcaaaACGTGTGTTGATAATTATTTagacaaagaaaaggcaaaacTTTTAGATTTCTTAAATCGTCGTCTTCATGATTTCTGCACTTCAGTTCATACAGCTATTGGTGAATCAATTAAAGCGGTCAAAGACAAGAATGGCAATGCATCCTTATGGTTGGATGAATTTTGCAACAGACTTCAAGGTGACTTACACTTTCCCCGAAATGAGCTAAAAAGCATTGAACACCAGGAGATAAAAGACGTAGAGTTTCTTAAAAACAGCATGGTTGAGACACTAAATTCTGTAGAAGAGAATCTGAAACGGGACTTTGCTGCACTTGATGTAGAACCATTTAAATCAAAACCTCACGAAATACTGTCTGAGCAGCTCTGTGGATGCTGGGAGATGTGTCCCTTTTGCAAGGCTGTCTGCACAAACACACTTTCTGGCCATGATGGAGACCACAGTGTCCCTTTCCATCGTCCTCAAGCTGTGACTGGCATCCAATGGTACAAAACTAATCATCTAGTTACTGACATCTGTTCCAGCCTCGTAGCAAGTGACTGCAGATTGGTCCTGAGTGAGGACAATCAAATTCCATACAGGAATTATCGACAAGCTGGTCCTGTTCATGCCAAATGGAGCATCACACCAGACAACTCAGCACAGTCTTACTGGAAATGGTATGTGTGCCATTTCCGTTCTCAAATAGAAAAAGAATATTCTGGAAAATTTGAGGGCAAAGGAAGCATCCCCCCTGAGTGGGCAGATTTTACGAAGGAGGCTGTGCTCTCTGACCTGGAAAAGCTGTAG